In the genome of Dehalococcoidales bacterium, one region contains:
- the tsaE gene encoding tRNA (adenosine(37)-N6)-threonylcarbamoyltransferase complex ATPase subunit type 1 TsaE, protein MDNKSKRELIMISKSPEETVSLGKKIGELAEAGDIFLLSGALGAGKTCLTQGIAYGLDINEYTLSPSFVLVRELYGRLTLYHLDLYRLEDIDEIANLGLDDYLYGKGICTIEWANRSMSLFPDEHLGIEINYLDNNQRQIILRAYGERYNRLINELEHRTE, encoded by the coding sequence TTGGATAATAAATCAAAGCGCGAACTTATAATGATAAGTAAGTCTCCCGAAGAAACCGTTAGCTTGGGTAAAAAAATCGGAGAGCTTGCGGAGGCGGGAGACATTTTTCTGCTTAGCGGGGCTTTGGGGGCGGGAAAAACCTGCCTGACACAGGGGATTGCTTACGGTTTGGATATTAACGAATATACGCTAAGCCCTTCTTTTGTATTGGTACGCGAATTGTACGGGCGGCTCACCTTATACCATCTGGATCTTTACAGGCTGGAAGATATCGATGAAATTGCCAATCTCGGGCTTGATGATTACCTTTACGGGAAAGGCATTTGCACAATAGAATGGGCCAACCGCAGTATGTCGCTTTTCCCCGATGAACACCTCGGAATCGAAATAAACTATTTGGATAATAATCAAAGGCAAATTATACTTAGAGCATACGGCGAAAGATATAATCGGCTGAT